One window of Branchiostoma lanceolatum isolate klBraLanc5 chromosome 6, klBraLanc5.hap2, whole genome shotgun sequence genomic DNA carries:
- the LOC136436106 gene encoding 5-hydroxytryptamine receptor 1D-like yields MTESTAGMPWGLSANGTAVTAAYNLQTTFATDAAILAASPTSASAMVDGNGTGIPTTVLGNLTHLKNLTRASYEPGLELSVGSSVALALSMIGCTVVTILANLTVIMVIAFTRRLHTVTSAFLVNLAASDLIVGVGVMPVVTSNVVNDGWAYGQPVCQVVGFVTLLSCISSVLTLAAIALDRYNAIINCLKYHTDATSRKTARNLGWIWLQALVCSAPPLLGWGGYAYSQPRFACSADWTHTMSYTLFVAVTCFLLPAIVVIVCYARIVKVARDHARRITDVRENLNANNSSQEDFTTVRYIIPAVSIIGDLPSFCTFNPAVPAEPDSISLASNDRHPAPSQARAAYRLFMLIFVYFCCWTPYVVVHLNELFRKHEGPPWGHPTPPWVYTMATWLALSNSMVNPLIYAFRSRKFRNSLRRLWRKLRSENAQPENRRTMETVASRRRVSTISSASTYLTMLRSQSSTPPTQGVGSPSPFPALQSVGEDSVFEDSNSNKPGSNTLSPNVHHVIVRSRSCAADVLVSPPGVGTNDVPLADLRRSSVPTPTAMFLEVPRAPSMLPPLRQEKLPPHVSDRGETVSLDSNKCAVMLRIDSASDSSLGSRVSLASGVRQNSASLGSRVSLASGVRHNSEDSKETSRSNTRKSKTAKV; encoded by the exons ATGACGGAATCCACCGCGGGCATGCCATGGGGGCTCTCGGCGAACGGCACCGCCGTTACCGCGGCGTACAACCTCCAGACGACGTTTGCGACtgacgccgccatcttggccgCCTCCCCGACCTCCGCCAGCGCTATGGTGGACGGTAACGGCACGGGTATCCCTACCACGGTGCTCGGCAACTTGACCCACCTGAAGAACCTAACCCGAGCCTCGTACGAGCCGGGACTGGAGCTGTCCGTGGGGTCGTCCGTGGCCCTGGCCCTGTCCATGATCGGATGTACCGTGGTGACTATCCTGGCGAACCTGACCGTGATCATGGTGATAGCCTTCACCAGGAGGCTGCACACCGTGACCTCGGCCTTCCTGGTGAACTTGGCCGCCAGTGACCTCATCGTGGGGGTCGGCGTCATGCCGGTTGTCACTAGCAACGTGGTCAACGATGGGTGGGCGTACGGACAG CCGGTGTGTCAGGTTGTGGGTTTCGTGACGCTTCTGTCGTGCATCAGTTCCGTGCTGACGCTGGCCGCCATCGCGCTGGACCGCTACAACGCCATCATCAACTGCCTGAAGTACCACACAGACGCCACCTCCAGGAAAACCGCACGCAACCTCGGCTGGATCTGGCTGCAGGCGCTG GTGTGCAGCGCGCCCCCGCTACTGGGGTGGGGAGGGTACGCGTACAGCCAGCCCCGGTTCGCCTGCTCCGCCGACTGGACCCACACCATGTCCTACACGCTGTTCGTGGCGGTCACGTGCTTCCTTCTTCCCGCCATTGTCGTCATCGTCTGCTACGCGCGCATCGTCAAAGTCGCGCGAGACCACGCGAGACGCATCACCGACGTGCGCGAGAACCTGAACGCGAACAACTCCTCGCAGGAGGACTTCACGACGGTTCGCTACATCATCCCCGCGGTGTCCATCATCGGGGACCTCCCCAGCTTCTGCACGTTCAACCCCGCCGTTCCAGCGGAGCCAGACAGCATCTCTTTAGCTAGCAACGACCGGCACCCCGCCCCCAGCCAGGCGCGGGCAGCCTACAGACTCTTCATGCTCATCTTCGTCTACTTCTGCTGCTGGACGCCGTACGTCGTCGTGCACCTGAACGAACTGTTCAGGAAACACGAGGGACCTCCCTGGGGCCACCCCACCCCGCCCTGGGTGTACACCATGGCCACGTGGCTCGCCCTGTCCAACTCCATGGTGAACCCGCTCATCTACGCGTTCCGCAGCCGCAAGTTCAGGAACTCCCTCCGCCGGCTGTGGCGCAAGCTGCGCAGCGAGAACGCGCAGCCGGAGAACAGGAGAACCATGGAGACGGTGGCGAGCCGGCGGCGGGTCAGCACCATCAGCTCCGCCAGCACCTACCTGACCATGCTCCGCTCTCAGTCCAGCACGCCGCCGACACAGGGCGTCGGGAGCCCGTCTCCATTCCCCGCGCTGCAGAGCGTCGGGGAGGACAGCGTGTTCGAGGACAGCAACTCCAACAAGCCGGGGAGCAACACGCTCAGCCCGAACGTGCACCACGTCATCGTGAGGTCGCGGAGCTGCGCGGCGGACGTGCTCGTCTCCCCGCCCGGCGTCGGCACCAACGACGTCCCGCTGGCGGACCTGCGGCGCAGCTCCGTCCCGACGCCCACCGCGATGTTCCTGGAGGTGCCTCGGGCGCCGTCGATGCTGCCGCCGCTGAGGCAGGAGAAGCTGCCGCCGCACGTGTCGGACCGGGGCGAGACAGTCAGCCTGGACAGTAACAAGTGCGCCGTCATGCTGCGGATAGACTCCGCGTCCGACTCGTCCCTGGGCAGCCGCGTGTCGCTCGCGTCAGGGGTTCGGCAAAACTCGGCATCTCTCGGCAGCCGCGTGTCGCTGGCGTCAGGGGTTCGGCACAACTCGGAGGACTCCAAGGAGACTTCGCGCTCAAATACACGGAAGTCTAAGACAGCGAAAGTTTGA